A single Rhopalosiphum padi isolate XX-2018 chromosome 4, ASM2088224v1, whole genome shotgun sequence DNA region contains:
- the LOC132928491 gene encoding protein lingerer isoform X4: MSSVKGVVNRNAKTSGKNSTTNTTLQNADTKDAVPNKTHEKEKLQPTAEQLRIAKIIDFKPDEEINNKIKQVMQITQKTEDEIVIALHDNALDIALTIDALLEGPQESWSTSGKKKKNRASSVNKKEKDDLMKNGEADGDAEWDETITQAASITAQNNGGFSERRGRGRGGRGGFTNRPRPTEGGQRFGESRKWRERENKENEKNLTEDGASGENRSFRSDSRGSRRGMNGPRYNGRSRGTRMFQNSERGNSGPSGGNNSGFSQPIDTWYNPTAKESKKENWGTFPSPEDWDNEEYTGSLADTKVFTPSGGTESTVNNEVEVSKPNENAYVEVEDWNDAVQAPNQQAAAANNVASEKLAASIANSKTLTPEQSQYLSSLTQESQQKKVVTLPPAATTFNSHPPVEFVSSPFEENSIGPGKKPTLRARIPPPSKIPLSAVEMPPEDSSVNINFLDVSFGAVDLSGDVPQLCDPSQDQNSLPPVVKYDDSVAQKVDSVLTQTEYSTISNQASVQTQRSPQVNQTPQPSTKIGPPPGVPPPADYLTKQNATAANPYQNINTGQPTSIYNSSVYSNNPQGLSSHTSLYGTTASNIGVNSTNPHIPQLSQSNHSILNANYPQTAAQPQFPSYSYPNPHSYQASGISYPPIVSAANLASMYTPSTYSNYIHQNLHQTGNTNLSKSTVSLTSTTNSTKESLYDQSQPSNNSLTSSASNPNGNNISGTTSSIGLAQSTLLTSKTTTPTTNKSGVLSGMPPGVAPLVGAQYILSQQGIPGYYHQSHPVMYSEEHLQMVQSRLPHHMTNFYSPDPMYPNVSSSLTGRETAGTGISNVAGYSSLTDSRYARTDNNASPVSSTLSQQSGTLAHQQTLLNPPITPSYTYYYGQSVIPANPFQYGTMYPVQF; encoded by the exons atgagcAGCGTTAAAGGTGTTGTGAATCGCAACGCCAAGACGTCTGGTAAGAATAGCACTACCAATACAACTTTACAGAACGCCGACACAAAGGATGCAGTACCTAACAAAACacatgaaaaagaaaaattgcag ccAACAGCAGAGCAACTCAGAATtgctaaaattattgattttaaacctGATGAAGAAATCAACAACAAGATAAAACAG GTGATGCAAATAACTCAAAAAACAGAAGACGAAATAGTTATTGCGCTCCATGACAATGCTTTAGATATTGCATTAACTATTGATGCACTTTTGGAAGGACCACAG GAATCATGGTCAACATCAGgcaagaagaaaaaaaatcgagCTAGTAGTgtaaacaaaaaagaaaaagacgATTTGATGAAAAACGGTGAAGCAGATGGAg atGCTGAATGGGACGAAACCATTACACAAGCAGCCAGTATAACTGCTCAAAACAATGGTGGATTTAGTGAGAGACGGGGTCGTGGTCGTGGAGGCCGAGGAGGTTTTACTAATAGGCCTAGACCGACCGAAGGAGGTCAGAGATTTGGAGAATCACGTAAAT gGAGAGAACGTGAAAACAAAGAAAATGAAAAGAATTTAACTGAAGATGGTGCTAGTGGTGAGAATCGTAGCTTCCGTTCTGATAGCCGAGGTTCGAGAAGAGGCATGAATGGACCTCGTTATAATGGTCGATCTAGAGGTACTCGTATGTTCCAAAACAGTGAACGTGGTAATTCAGGACCAAGTGGTGGCAACAATAGTGGATTCAGTCAACCAATTGACACTTGGTACAATCCTACTGCTAAAGAATCCAAGAAAG aaaattggGGTACATTTCCATCACCTGAAGACTGGGACAATGAAGAGTATACTGGTTCATTAGCTGACACTAAAGTATTTACACCTAGTGGTGGTACTGAGAGTACTGTTAACAATGAAGTTGAAGTATCAAAACCAAATGAAAATGCTTATGTAGAAGTAGAAGATTGGAATGATGCTGTGCAAGCACCGAACCAGCAAGCAGCAGCTGCTAAT aATGTAGCTTCTGAAAAACTTGCGGCGTCAATTGCAAATAGCAAAACATTGACTCCTGAACAGTCTCAATACTTGTCCTCATTAACTCAAGAAAGTCAACAAAAAAAAGTAGTTACTCTTCCACCAGCTGCTACTACATTTAATTCTCATCCTccag TGGAATTTGTTTCTTCACCTTTTGAAGAAAATTCAATAGGTCCAGGGAAAAAACCAACTTTACGTGCTCGCATACCCCCTCCATCTAAGATACCATTAAGTGCTGTTGAAATGCCACCTGAAGATTCTAGTGTCAATATCAACTTCTTAGATGTATCATTTGGTGCAGTTGATCTATCTGGTGATGTACCACAACTTTGTGATCCATCACAAGATCAAAATTCATTGCCACCTGTTGTTAAATATGATGACTCAGTTGCTCAGAAAGTAGATTCTGTACTAACACAGACTGAATATTCAACAATTTCTAATCAAGCTTCAGTCCAAACTCAAAGATCACCTCAAGTAAATCAAACACCTCAGCCATCAACTAAAATTGGGCCACCCCCAGGTGTTCCTCCTCCTGCTGATTATCTAACTAAACAAAATGCCACAGCTGCTAATCcttaccaaaatattaatactggACAACCAACATCAATCTATAACTCTTCAGTTTATTCTAATAATCCTCAA gGTTTATCCAGTCACACAAGTTTGTATGGTACAACTGCATCCAACATTGGTGTAAATAGTACAAATCCCCACATTCCTCAATTGTCTCAGTCtaatcattcaattttaaatgctAATTACCCCCAAACAGCAGCACAACCTCAGTTTCCTTCTTATTCATACCCAAATCCTCACTCATATCAGGCATCTGGAATTTCCTACCCTCCTATTGTTTCAGCTGCAAATTTAGCATCAATGTATACCCCATCAACATACTCTAACTATATACACCAAAATTTACATCAAACTGGGAATACAAACTTGTCTAAGTCAACTGTGTCTTTGACTTCAACTACTAATTCTACTAAAGAAAGTCtg TATGATCAGTCTCAACCTTCAAATAACTCACTGACATCGAGTGCTAGTAATCCAAATGGAAATAATATAAGTGGTACAACGTCAAGCATTGGACTTGCACAGAGTACTTTATTGACTTCAAAAACGACTACACCAACaa caaATAAAAGTGGTGTACTATCAGGAATGCCTCCTGGTGTTGCTCCGCTTGTTGGTGCTCAGTATATATTAAGCCAACAGGGTATTCCTGGATACTATCACCAATCTCATCCTGTAATGTATAGCGAGGAACATTTACAAATGGTGCAATCAAGGTTACCTCATCATATG acTAACTTTTATTCACCCGATCCAATGTATCCTAATGTATCATCAAGTCTGACTGGAAGAGAAACTGCTGGAACTGGTATTTCCAACGTTGCAGGTTATTCATCACTAACAGATTCAAGATATGCACGCACAGACAATAATGCTTCACCAGTTTCATCTACTCTTTCACAgcag tCTGGAACTTTGGCTCATCAGCAAACATTATTGAATCCACCCATTACTCCcagctatacatattattatggacaATCTGTTATACCTGCTAATCCGTTCCAGTATGGTACAATGTACCCG GTTCAATTCTAA
- the LOC132928491 gene encoding protein lingerer isoform X5, whose amino-acid sequence MSSVKGVVNRNAKTSGKNSTTNTTLQNADTKDAVPNKTHEKEKLQPTAEQLRIAKIIDFKPDEEINNKIKQVMQITQKTEDEIVIALHDNALDIALTIDALLEGPQESWSTSGKKKKNRASSVNKKEKDDLMKNGEADGDAEWDETITQAASITAQNNGGFSERRGRGRGGRGGFTNRPRPTEGGQRFGESRKWRERENKENEKNLTEDGASGENRSFRSDSRGSRRGMNGPRYNGRSRGTRMFQNSERGNSGPSGGNNSGFSQPIDTWYNPTAKESKKENWGTFPSPEDWDNEEYTGSLADTKVFTPSGGTESTVNNEVEVSKPNENAYVEVEDWNDAVQAPNQQAAAANNVASEKLAASIANSKTLTPEQSQYLSSLTQESQQKKVVTLPPAATTFNSHPPVEFVSSPFEENSIGPGKKPTLRARIPPPSKIPLSAVEMPPEDSSVNINFLDVSFGAVDLSGDVPQLCDPSQDQNSLPPVVKYDDSVAQKVDSVLTQTEYSTISNQASVQTQRSPQVNQTPQPSTKIGPPPGVPPPADYLTKQNATAANPYQNINTGQPTSIYNSSVYSNNPQGLSSHTSLYGTTASNIGVNSTNPHIPQLSQSNHSILNANYPQTAAQPQFPSYSYPNPHSYQASGISYPPIVSAANLASMYTPSTYSNYIHQNLHQTGNTNLSKSTVSLTSTTNSTKESLYDQSQPSNNSLTSSASNPNGNNISGTTSSIGLAQSTLLTSKTTTPTTNKSGVLSGMPPGVAPLVGAQYILSQQGIPGYYHQSHPVMYSEEHLQMVQSRLPHHMTNFYSPDPMYPNVSSSLTGRETAGTGISNVAGYSSLTDSRYARTDNNASPVSSTLSQQSGTLAHQQTLLNPPITPSYTYYYGQSVIPANPFQYGTMYP is encoded by the exons atgagcAGCGTTAAAGGTGTTGTGAATCGCAACGCCAAGACGTCTGGTAAGAATAGCACTACCAATACAACTTTACAGAACGCCGACACAAAGGATGCAGTACCTAACAAAACacatgaaaaagaaaaattgcag ccAACAGCAGAGCAACTCAGAATtgctaaaattattgattttaaacctGATGAAGAAATCAACAACAAGATAAAACAG GTGATGCAAATAACTCAAAAAACAGAAGACGAAATAGTTATTGCGCTCCATGACAATGCTTTAGATATTGCATTAACTATTGATGCACTTTTGGAAGGACCACAG GAATCATGGTCAACATCAGgcaagaagaaaaaaaatcgagCTAGTAGTgtaaacaaaaaagaaaaagacgATTTGATGAAAAACGGTGAAGCAGATGGAg atGCTGAATGGGACGAAACCATTACACAAGCAGCCAGTATAACTGCTCAAAACAATGGTGGATTTAGTGAGAGACGGGGTCGTGGTCGTGGAGGCCGAGGAGGTTTTACTAATAGGCCTAGACCGACCGAAGGAGGTCAGAGATTTGGAGAATCACGTAAAT gGAGAGAACGTGAAAACAAAGAAAATGAAAAGAATTTAACTGAAGATGGTGCTAGTGGTGAGAATCGTAGCTTCCGTTCTGATAGCCGAGGTTCGAGAAGAGGCATGAATGGACCTCGTTATAATGGTCGATCTAGAGGTACTCGTATGTTCCAAAACAGTGAACGTGGTAATTCAGGACCAAGTGGTGGCAACAATAGTGGATTCAGTCAACCAATTGACACTTGGTACAATCCTACTGCTAAAGAATCCAAGAAAG aaaattggGGTACATTTCCATCACCTGAAGACTGGGACAATGAAGAGTATACTGGTTCATTAGCTGACACTAAAGTATTTACACCTAGTGGTGGTACTGAGAGTACTGTTAACAATGAAGTTGAAGTATCAAAACCAAATGAAAATGCTTATGTAGAAGTAGAAGATTGGAATGATGCTGTGCAAGCACCGAACCAGCAAGCAGCAGCTGCTAAT aATGTAGCTTCTGAAAAACTTGCGGCGTCAATTGCAAATAGCAAAACATTGACTCCTGAACAGTCTCAATACTTGTCCTCATTAACTCAAGAAAGTCAACAAAAAAAAGTAGTTACTCTTCCACCAGCTGCTACTACATTTAATTCTCATCCTccag TGGAATTTGTTTCTTCACCTTTTGAAGAAAATTCAATAGGTCCAGGGAAAAAACCAACTTTACGTGCTCGCATACCCCCTCCATCTAAGATACCATTAAGTGCTGTTGAAATGCCACCTGAAGATTCTAGTGTCAATATCAACTTCTTAGATGTATCATTTGGTGCAGTTGATCTATCTGGTGATGTACCACAACTTTGTGATCCATCACAAGATCAAAATTCATTGCCACCTGTTGTTAAATATGATGACTCAGTTGCTCAGAAAGTAGATTCTGTACTAACACAGACTGAATATTCAACAATTTCTAATCAAGCTTCAGTCCAAACTCAAAGATCACCTCAAGTAAATCAAACACCTCAGCCATCAACTAAAATTGGGCCACCCCCAGGTGTTCCTCCTCCTGCTGATTATCTAACTAAACAAAATGCCACAGCTGCTAATCcttaccaaaatattaatactggACAACCAACATCAATCTATAACTCTTCAGTTTATTCTAATAATCCTCAA gGTTTATCCAGTCACACAAGTTTGTATGGTACAACTGCATCCAACATTGGTGTAAATAGTACAAATCCCCACATTCCTCAATTGTCTCAGTCtaatcattcaattttaaatgctAATTACCCCCAAACAGCAGCACAACCTCAGTTTCCTTCTTATTCATACCCAAATCCTCACTCATATCAGGCATCTGGAATTTCCTACCCTCCTATTGTTTCAGCTGCAAATTTAGCATCAATGTATACCCCATCAACATACTCTAACTATATACACCAAAATTTACATCAAACTGGGAATACAAACTTGTCTAAGTCAACTGTGTCTTTGACTTCAACTACTAATTCTACTAAAGAAAGTCtg TATGATCAGTCTCAACCTTCAAATAACTCACTGACATCGAGTGCTAGTAATCCAAATGGAAATAATATAAGTGGTACAACGTCAAGCATTGGACTTGCACAGAGTACTTTATTGACTTCAAAAACGACTACACCAACaa caaATAAAAGTGGTGTACTATCAGGAATGCCTCCTGGTGTTGCTCCGCTTGTTGGTGCTCAGTATATATTAAGCCAACAGGGTATTCCTGGATACTATCACCAATCTCATCCTGTAATGTATAGCGAGGAACATTTACAAATGGTGCAATCAAGGTTACCTCATCATATG acTAACTTTTATTCACCCGATCCAATGTATCCTAATGTATCATCAAGTCTGACTGGAAGAGAAACTGCTGGAACTGGTATTTCCAACGTTGCAGGTTATTCATCACTAACAGATTCAAGATATGCACGCACAGACAATAATGCTTCACCAGTTTCATCTACTCTTTCACAgcag tCTGGAACTTTGGCTCATCAGCAAACATTATTGAATCCACCCATTACTCCcagctatacatattattatggacaATCTGTTATACCTGCTAATCCGTTCCAGTATGGTACAATGTACCCG taG